The DNA window AAAGGGATGTTGGCACCATCCTGGCAGCGAATGTAGTTTTGAGGTTAGCTTCTTaggcagaggctgcagaagaAGATACTGTCTGCtgggtgctgtgttttttggtttgagGGATTTCCTCCATGCTGTACAGAAGATGCAGATGAGCTCTTTGGTCTTGTGTTTGCTCTTGGAACTCAGACTTGTCAGGGAAATGCAAAGCTTCATTTCTGACACAATTTCTTGCATCTATCTCAAGCCTTAGCTCTGTGCTTGTGTATTCAGCACATTCCTTGTGATCCTGTCCATCAGGAAAGGTCATTTAAATCTGTCATGGACACATTCCCTATGTGCGAAGCTTTCCTAGGGTTACTTTGATGTGCAGCACTGTTTGGGACAGTCTCAGaagaacaacacagaaaaacagccaCAGCTTTCCTGGGCTTGTTACTCTCTCACTGCAGTGGAGGGAGAGGTCCACTTGAAAAAAAGAGGTAGAATGTTTTAGCTACTGTTCACATTGCTGTAGGAAGTAAAATTGTGGGTAATTCTGAAATCAATTAACACTAGGTGTGAAATGGTTCTTCAGTGATTTATGAACAGTAACTTTGAGAAATGCTTTCCTAAGTGATCTTGTCTTTCTTCTTGGAAATCCAGTGCTGAACTACGTCTTGTATTCAGATCgacttcctttttatttccgTTGTGCATGGAATCCATGCACCTTCTCCTCTGAAGTAATCAACATGTCACGATAAAATGTTACatggtgctgctgtgggtgaCCAGCAGTCTGAAGAGGGATTgcagtattttgctttgtaatatCCCCAGCCCTCATTGCTTCCAAGAATTTGGCCCCAGCAGCATTCCTGAAGCAGTCCTTAAATctttcctgccctgccccaagACCTCTTGCCTTCACGTCCCTGCACCCCAGTATGCATGAGAGAAGCAAAATGTCTTTTGGACTTGCTGATGTCCTTGAGCTACAGCTACTTCAGCTAATGGTGCACCACAGAACATGGGTATATGGAGAAGAGAGCTTCTGCTGCCTAGTGCTGTCTGATGGGCTGAGCAGTTATTAACATTTGGGAAGCaccttttggttttgtttcatccAGAAAGGCATGCCATGCATCTTAAAATGCAGTAGCATGTGATGTAACCTGAAATTAGGATGTTGAATCCAAATTTTACAATGAATCCTTTCGGGTTTACTTTATTAAATCTCTCTAGTTCTACCTTTTGGCATGGGCCATTATTCAGGTGGTTTTCTTTGGGTGATAGTTGGTTTCTGAGATCAGTGCACATGATTCACACCTGTTGCGGGCCTCAGGAAAGAGAAGCTGTGAAAATTTCAGTTGCAGATTGGAAGGTTATTTAATGCActgggttttaaaaaatatatcattttaattatatgtatatatgaactCTGAAAGCTTTTGGATGTCATTGCaagagcatttcagaaatgtctggTACACTAGGGAGTTGTCTACCTACGAACTCTTAAAAGCTACCTTACACATATCACATAAAGTCCTTCACTGGCTTCCCAGGGATATTTGAAGACCACTGATCTAATATCATAAAACTTTCTGCTGAAACAACATCTACCTATTCTCCAGTGCTTGATGAAATTATTACTAAGCCATCGGggctgtatttttcttgagtTTCCTTCAGATCTTTCCAGAGTCACTGCTTGCTCAGTAGGTCATGTCACCTTCTTGCATGTGATACTTCATGTGTGTTTTCTAATATCTGGATGAACTCTCTTTTTTCTGTCAGCCTCTTTCCTGAGGAATTTTGCCTGCAGTAGGCATACAAATAAGCACATGCTAAACTCgtttgagaaaggaaaaaatatgacatAGTCAAAAATGTCACATTGAAAACTTAAATGGGAAAAGCTTTGCAATTAAACTTGCCTCATCTCCTTTTGCAACAAGCTCTTCAATATCCCTCGGTACCAAGTTATAAGGTTGAGGTAGGAACTGGTGAGATAAGGGAAGGACCTTAGCCTGGGCAGAGAGAGAATGGGTTCAGAGCAGCCTTGATGAGaagcagctggggctgtttgtttatgagaagctcaacatgagctgtcAATGCGCatctgcagcccagaaagccaactgtgtcctgggctgcatccaaagaaatgtggccagcagggtgaaggaggtgattctccctgCTCTCGTGGGACCctacctggagcactgcattcaactctggggcccccagcacaagaaggtcatggacctgttagaacaagtccagagaagggccatgaggatgatcagaggcccggagcacctctcctatgaagacaagctgagggagttggggttgttcagcctggagaagagaaggctccaggcagaccttacagcagcctcGCAGTACCTAtgagaaagctggagagggactttttgtcagagatgtagtgataggacaaggagtaatggttttaaactgagaaGGTAGGTTtggattagatataaggaaaaaattctacactctgagggtggtgaggcactggcacaggttgcccagagaagctgtggatgccccatgcttggaagtgttcaaggccgtgttggatggggctttgagcaacctggtctggtgggagataTCCCTGCCCGTGGtgaaattagatgatctttaaggtctcttccaacccaaaccattctgtgattcgaTGACCTTACTGATCTCTGGTTGTATTGATCTGGCTGATGGATTAGATCAATATGataggacagaaaatacaatttccaAACTTAATGTCTTGAGTCACAATGTTTAAATATGGTTGTTCATGGCAAGTCTTAATGGTCTCTTTGTTGATTCTCTTTAGGAGGCATCCGGCATCCTTGCAAAGTATGTGGGGACCTTTGTTCACTTAGGTGTTCATCCCTCATTCAGTATGAAGCATTATTGCTGATTTTGCCTTAGGGTGAAAGCTTGTGTTCTCCCTCTCTGTCTCTGaagttgtttgcattttgttctttcagagGTAGGAGTTTTGGAGAGAAGACTTAGATGCTTCCTGGTAGATTTTGCTAGGTCCCTTGCTTAACTGTTCTATGAAGTAGCCAGTTCTGTCTGTCATTAAAACCATTACCTCTTGTTAACTCCAGATTTGCTCTGTTGCTAAGCAGACGTGGAGCTTTACTTCTGTGGAAAAGTAAATCATTCTTCCTTTGCAAAGCAACACAAAAGTGTCCCAGAAAGTAGCTTCTTTGTCTGAGCAGGCTGAGATAGAAATCTGTTTAATTGAAActgttatataaaatacaacacCTGATTTACTTCATGAGGCCCTGGATTATGTGCAGAAGTACTATTGGCTTTTCAAATCTCAAGTATCTCTTCTCTAGGTTGGTGAGTTTACTTCAACAAGCATAAAGATGTGAGGTGGTCTTTACAACAAGAAGTGTGCTTGAACATTTTCTGAATCTTGATCGTAGGCATTCAAGCTTCACTTAGCTGCGGCTCACAGATATGTTTACCAGATCACTTGGCTGATGACAGTCTCGAACTAGCTGTATAACTGattaaagcaaaggaaaactgtTTGAAAATTCCAGACAGCACCAGCAAGAACATATGGAATGAAAATAGCTAGTGCTGTCAGTGTGGGTGAGAGACAGACACAGACTGAGTGTGTCAACTAACCAGGACGTGCCAAATACTGAAGAACAATGCAGTACTGTTTAGAGTACGTCTGCATACTCCAAAGGAGGAATTATTGCAgtggaaggagggaaaagggtAGACTTTTGTCTTTTACAACTGGCATGGAGGGGTGAGGCTAAAGAGATTAGAGGTTTTATTCAAATTGTCTGTAGTGCAGCTGTTTATTTAACCTCTAGCTCTGACTTCAAAGCAGAGTGGTAGGAAACAAAAGCTGTTGCGCAGAAGTGTGCAGGGTAAGTGAAATTATAATGTGAGGTTGCTATAAAGtagattttaaggaaaattgtAATGTTAATTTGAAATACCTTCTAATGTGTTTTGGAGTACTCTGAATCTTGTGGCACAGTGCTTAAATGATAGACTAAGTAATTTTGATGTAATCAATCAGtcaaggatgaaaataatgaaaaatatttatttttggtacaaAATATCCTTTGACCTTTTCAAGAAATCACTATCTCGTCTGCTTCAAAACTGTAAAGGAAGAAGCATCTCTGTTTGTAACATTTCTATGTGATTCCTCagtgtacttttatttttgaaaaagccACTAGGCACTCTGAATTTGGTCTGCCACATAGCCTGTTTATTCCCTTCAAGTAAGACTGGAGGACCTACTCTTTCCTTTATGGCATATTCAAATAAGTGCTAAGGTTTGAAAGGTCAGTCATAATCTTAAAAGACTGAGTAATTGCTTTGTACTTGTGGTTTTTATGTTGGAACTCACCCTTCAAAGGCATGGCTTGGAGTATCTCTCAGTGTTGCTTTGGTTCTCCATCAGCACATTACCTAGCAGCAGCAGACTGAAGTGTCAaatctcccagctgctgggactGATGAATCCAGGAGCCATAAGCACTTACATGACTAGTTGTTCTTCCTGCTCGTGCATCTCATCTCAGTGCATGTAGCGTTGGTGGCTGATACAGCACCAAATACATCCATGCCTTTACAGCAGTCTCACCCTGCTAATCCTGGCAACACCTCCAGGAAGTGACAAGTCCCCGTCAGAGGTCACACAGTCACTGTGAAAGAAGTGGTGAGAATATTGTGGGTGAGGGAAGCTGAATTCTTGTGgtcctttctgtgctttcatgcAGTTCAGTCCAGTTCTGCTCTGGCGGCTAGTAGTGCAGGAATTATTTGGCACATACACTCCACTGCGATTGCAGGATGCATTCCAAAGTGTTAAGAAACCATCAGGCAAGAGGGAGTTGTGATGCTTGATTAAATacaagctttttcctttcctgaccTTGTTGCAGTTACCACATGCTAATAGTGTTGCTTCCAGGCCAAGTTAAGAACAAATTTAACAATTGCCACCTgggaaaatattgctttaagCATGTGTGCAGGCTGTTTTCTGCTTAGCATGAGTGCGGATAAGTGTCAAGGTCTGGACTAGTGGGCAGTCCCAGAAAATCTcaactgcaaaatggaaaagtgattcaaatgactttttttttttcccatgatcactaaccttttttttttttttcttctctctcccctccagATAACTATTATCTTTAAATCATACCAAGACTGTACGGATCAGAAAGTATACCAAGCAGTGACTGATGACTTGCCTGCAGCTTTTGTTGATGGTACAACAGGTGGAGGCGATGGGAACACCAAGAGCTTGCAAATTGTGGATAAAGTCAATGGCAAATACATCGAAATGCATGCCAGATATATTGGGACCATGGTGTATATACGTCAGCTTGGGCGCTACTTAACGCTGGCCATTCGCATGCCTCAAGAGTTGGCCATGGCCTACGAGGAGAGTCAGGATCTGCAGCTGTGTGTGAatggttgcccttcaagtgaACGTATAGACGATAGTGGCCACTTGCCTTTACCCGTGAGGGGCCAGTTGCTCCCTCAGGTAGGCACTGCTCATCCCCGGTCTGTGTACACACTGGAAACTGCCACCACCAAATGCAACGAGAAGATGCTGGTGAAGGACATCTATTTTTACTCATGCGTGTTTGACCTGCTTACCACTGGTGATGCTAACTTCACGGCTGCCGCTCACAGTGCCTTGCAGGATGTGGAGGCATTGCACCCCAGAAAAGAGCGCTGGCATATctttcccagcagcagaggtggtGCTGTGGGCAAGGGTAGCAAATTCTTTGTCAGTCTTGGACTTGTGTGCTTGAtccttgttgtgtttttgtaggtggtggtgttttttctttgtctattacaaagttttgaaatatatattgtcATAATATATTGAGTAAAGAtgagtatatatgtatatacaatGTATATGAAGGGATGTTTTGTCTTGGGACACCCACCAGATTGTACATACTGTGTTAACTGTTCTCATGTATGTTGGATGTAGTATTCTTTGTAtctatttgttttgcagttggtgaaatgttttataatgtCCCTGCATTGGGACCTGATagaaagcactttattttttatatattaaatatttatgtgtgtaTCTGAGTAACTATATTATACATATACAAATGTACATACAGTACTCAGTGCTCTGCCTAGCTACTGCTTggtttaacagatttttttactgtattaatTCATGGGGATATTTTCTACACTTTCTCTTACTGTAGAGACAGCACCTCTCTTGTCCTGTAATGATGTCCGTATTTTACTGGGTTCCctagttaaaataatttagaaaggAATCATGTTTGTCCTAATGGTCCTCCCTTCTTTGGAGGGAGAGAGTGAAGTGCTTCCCATTAGCTCAGAAGACCATCTTGTACAACATGATTTACAGAACCTTCTATGTAATTCTGACATTTCCTACTTCCATGGCATGAGTTTCAAAATAAGCTAAGTGAATGTGTTCGAGTGAGACTTACGTAGCTTTGTAGAGCCATTGGAGAGATGATTTTGAAAGATACTAACGGTGTACTTGTGTAAGCATGTAACATTTCCTCTTCAAAGTAGCTGCTGCAGATGGTTCTGCCCTGGAAGGTTAAGTCATTCTGCACTTAGGTGTTAATTATATCAGTATAttaaaaaggggggagggaaatgAGGCACCTGACTGCTGTTACTGAGGAACTAGGAGAAGAACGATTTGGTGGCTTAAAGGCTGGTTTTACATAGTGCCTTAATCTGCTGCAAGAAACTGCAGTGTTAGTGCATGCTACAGTAACTCCAGCTCCAAGACAGGCTTGTTTCCCTCTTGAAACTATTCATCTGAGGTTCGTTGGACTGATGCATTAGCCTTGCTCTGGGAATAAGACCCAAGTAGCATTTGCCTTTGCTAAAAAAAATTGAGCTTGTGTTTGCTTTGGTGGAGGGAGATGGACTTCATTCATGCAGCGAAAGCTCTTGTTTTTTATGAAGGCTGTTCTGGCAGGGTTAGGGGTTATTGACTGGTATGGGCAGCAGTTGTCTTCTCAAATGAActaatttattccttttttgtATGTGTAACCATGTGTAGGTGTTATTCTGGGAATACTTGAGATGGAAATAGTCAGAACTGAGTTAAGACAGAATGTGAAAATTTGTTCTAGGCTAGATCCATTGGCAGCTTGTTCTGTCTGTCTAACTGTCTGATGTTTGAGCTGATGTCTGTGCTGTTTGAGCTGAGTTAGACTTAGGGTTTTATGCTGTGTCTGATTATGCGGTTCCCAGAGTTGCATCTGGTGGTGACAGGCTTCTCGCTGTTTTGTGTGGCTGAGCTTCCTCATCACTGCACTGAATTTAAAGGTCACGTGGCTGAGAGCTGATGGACAAGCCCAGCATTGCTGCGGTGATGCATGTACTTTTGGGGAAGACACTATAAACTGAATAATTCCTCTCCCTAGGTcctgtgtgtatatacatatatactatatatgtatatgagcATTGAGTTGTGAGCCTCTCAGGTAAatagtatttcagaaatgtaataCTTCCCCTAAAGagttttcaattttcttcttcctgctgtggggatttcttgagaaaatgttatttgcacATGTTCGTTCTTGACGTCTGCCATCGCCAAGAGAACTTTAGTTAATGCCAAACATGGATATTTTGAAGCTAGTGGATGTTCTCTGGAGAGAACTTAGGCTTACAGGGAACattgtggtgtgttttttgtgtttttttttttttttccacatatgcTCCAAATGGTTGTCTTTTAGAAGgctgcagattttattttcatgcttggAAACCCCAAATTGTGTCAGTCTTTATAAAGTCTTTTAGATACAGTTCATAAATATACCAGTAAATATATGTTAGCGTGAAAGAGTGACTGTGCAGTGtgtaaatactttaaattattaTGATAGAAGAATAAAGTTGCCTGCCCTGCTGAGGAATGACTGTGATGTGGTGTTAGTGACCCCTGGTGGGGTGCAGGTAAACTGGGAATATGGGTTAACCCACTGGGCAGGCAATCTATAAGCAAAGCCCTGATTTATTTCCTAGCCATCCTTTGTTGCACAGGAATGTGGTGAGTGCCATTGCCATACTGCCTGGCAGATGCCTGTTCCTCCTCTGCTAGATAAGCTGCATAGTGAAATCTATGACCAGCCACTGCAGTCCATGCCAGTTTATTGAGGGCACTGTGTGGGAAGCCAACAGCAGGAACCATCTCTTCAGGATCCCACTTGCACACTTTGCAGTGTTTGCAGAGGTACTCAGAAGAGCTTTTAACATGGTGGTCCTGATACTGAGTTCATCTTGATGGGTctttaaaaaatcctctttaaaaGTTACTGGAGAGCTCTCAGATCAGAATAATCTTGGAAGAGAAAATTATCTGCTGTGaaactgaagaggaaacagaCATCAAAAGCATGAAAGGTACAAAAGAGTCCATAAGACTAGATAACTTTGTATAACAAGATGATTTGGTACATGGAGCTGTAATATTTCAGCTGCGAGGCTAATCACAGtttgaaggaaaactgaaagcacCAAAGCTTGCAAAGTTGTATCAGACGCTAAGAATAAACACAATGAATATTGTTTTGCTAGGCTTCTGTTACAGTTAGAATTTGAGGGGTACGAGGTAGATAGGtctttgaaatgctttgtggAAACAATGGCTGTAGGAAGCAAAGGGagcttaaaata is part of the Cygnus olor isolate bCygOlo1 chromosome Z, bCygOlo1.pri.v2, whole genome shotgun sequence genome and encodes:
- the RGMB gene encoding RGM domain family member B codes for the protein MGSAAPSRAAGAEPPRHPPPAGPGLPPPPPLLLLLLLLAALLLAALAPRAGDCQLQTPCQIQKCTTDFVSLTSHLNSALDGFDLEFCKALRAYSACTYRNSKVCRGNLVYHSAVLGISDLMSQRNCSKDGPTSSTNPEVTHDPCNYSGHTGASEHPGGEKTTPTYLFCGLFGDPHLRTFKDHFQTCKVEGAWPLIDNNYLSVQVTNVPVVPGSSATATNKITIIFKSYQDCTDQKVYQAVTDDLPAAFVDGTTGGGDGNTKSLQIVDKVNGKYIEMHARYIGTMVYIRQLGRYLTLAIRMPQELAMAYEESQDLQLCVNGCPSSERIDDSGHLPLPVRGQLLPQVGTAHPRSVYTLETATTKCNEKMLVKDIYFYSCVFDLLTTGDANFTAAAHSALQDVEALHPRKERWHIFPSSRGGAVGKGSKFFVSLGLVCLILVVFL